The Acidobacteriota bacterium genome contains the following window.
TAACAGAACGATACGATAACAATAATGGCAAAGGCCGGTACTCCTAGACGATCCGATATCGACCGCTCATTAATGCGTTCCGGAAAGATGTCGTTGAGCAGCGACGCTCCAAATATTATCAGCGGTGCAAAAAGGACGGTTGCATGTCTGAATTCGACAAGCCATCGTCCGAGGAGGAAATACGCGACCAGCAGGAAGACAAGGGTAGTGCCGGCGATCGCAGCCAGGCCCACAGTTTGAGACGACAATCGCCTCCAGCGAGCAAGGGTAAATCCGGCAGTGATCAACAACAAGAGCCGTATCAGCCATAGCCGGATCATCGACACCGTCGATGCTTCCCCGGCCGGGAATAACTCGGTCGGAAGTAAGAAGCTTAGGACATATTCCCAGAGCAGTTTTAGCCCCACGATAAGAGATCGAGGATCCCTATAGGAGCTGCTTCGGTCCTGGAATTCCGATCTGACCGCGAGCAGCATTGGCAGAAATGCGAGTCCGGCGACTGCCATTAGGGCGATGTAGGAGAATGCACTCCGCCATCGACGCATTAGCACAAGCGGAACGAGAAAGCCGACCAGAAGAAAGCCGAGGTAATAGTTCGTGTACAGGCTGATGATAGCCAAAACGAGGAATTGTGCTTTCGAGGGCCACCTTGGCTCGCTATTTTCCCAAAATGCGTCCAGAAATGAGAGTATGAGTGCAACCGAGAGAAGTATCACGAGAGAGTAAACGCGTATCTCGAGACTTGCCCATATTAGAGCTGGATGAAGAGCGAAGAAAGCCGTCGCCAGAAGGGCTCTTTTTGCAGGCAGAATGCGAACGCTAAGCCGCGAAAATAGCCAGATGGCAGCAACACTACAGACGATCGAGAAGAGCCGGGCAAAGAATATCGACTCGTTCAATTGCCGCCACAAACTTATTATCCAGAAGTAGAGAGGGGCTTGCTTTTGTTCGGTAGCGGCGGTCTGAAAGGCGAGCCAAAATCCATCGCGCGTAGCGTAAAGCGTTGAAGCCTCGTCGTTCCAAATTCCCAGTAGATATGCAAGCGGGATCGCGATAGCAAGGTGTATCGCGATCAGTACAGCAATATTGAGGGGAACATTTTTTGATGGCGAGGGTGACATCAGTTCTGCGAGGTGCCTATGCCCTTTCCAGGGCCAGGTCTTGCGAAGTGCGGCGTAAGGCGAGTGATGCTGTCTCAGCATGCTGCCGCATTGTCACGACCTCGTAGTGCTTACACAGGAGACCAGTAATGTGGTCAAGAAACTCAACCTTCTTTGCGGATGGCACTGCCATGCCGGGGAAGAATTTTAACTCCTCGATCTCGTCACCACTCAAAAAATCCAGTGGATGCAGCAAGAGCGACGGCTGAGTTCCCGTCATTCTGCACGCGAGCATCGCCGCTTTCCAATATGCGTTGGCCAAAAGCGAAGAAAAGCTTTTCAGATACATCAAGTAGCTAACGTGGACGGGCACTTTTACGATCGGAAATGTTGTAACAGGGATCTCGACGATCTTTCTAGAACCAGCTTCGACCAGATGTGGGGTCAATGGGCGAAAGCCATCCGAAAATTTCCCGAACAGTTTCTTCAGTTTTTCTTTCTCCTCGGGTGACATTGCCGGAGATTTTAGAAAGAAGAACGCCCTCGCAAGCGGTGCGATATATGTCGGCAGAGTCGAACCGTCGTATTCATATCCACGTTCGCCAAGCACGTCTAAAACGGTCGGTGAAAGGCTGAATCCGGGGCCGCGAAATCCGACCGGACGAACGCCGGTAACATTTTCCAGAGCATTCTCCGTTTTTTCGAATTCCTCGACCAGTTCTTCACGGGAATACAGGTGCAGCCAAGGTTCGTGATTAAAACTATGGTTCGCGATCTCGTGCCCGGCATCAGCGATCGAGCGGATGGCGGCATGATTTTTTTCAAGCGCGGCATCCTGCCCGACAATGAAAAAGGTGATCGTGAGATCTCTCTCCTTAAGAAACGAGAGAATTCGCGGCACGGCAAGGTCCAGGTATGACGGAAACTTTTGCCAGCCCGCATCACCGTGGGTTTTCATGTACGACCACTGATTGTCGAGGTCGAGCGAGATGCTCGCGATCGGTTTCATATTAATTCTTGAATTCGCTCTCGAAAAACTTCTCTGCAAGCTGAACGGTCTCATTGATATTCAGCGTTCCGTTGACGATGTGCGACGAATTGACGATGTAAACGCCATCGACCGATGACTTCATATCAGCAAGGCCTTCGTGATAGCGAACGACAGGAACCGGGAACACCTGACGCACCTTCGAGACCTTGAATGCCACAACATCTTTTCGGCGGAAGTGCGGGTACATTCTCTCGAGGCCGGTCAGGAAGTAGTGTTCGATCTCCTCATCCGTTTTGTCGAAAAGCGGGTCGTCCGGGGTAATATAGCGCGGCAGATATACAAGGGCGTTGCCGTCGAATTCGCGTTTATCGACGATAGCGGACATTTCGATGATGCCGGTGAACGGCGTATCGTCGGTAATATTTGTTACGTAGTAGTTCGAAAGCGAGCATCGCATCATCAGCGATGCACAAACGATGCCTTGATACTTGATGCTCTTGAGCTGATTGCGTTCGACGTTATCGAGCTGCGGCAGCATCTTTTCAGCTACGTTTGACGGGGCCGTGACAATTACTTTGTCAAAAATGGTCGATGCGGAAGGGAATTCAACGACCGACGAAGGCATTTGCGGTTCCGAAATGAACGCTCCTGAAAAGCCCGGAGCAACCGTCGCGGCAGCCTGAAAAGCAGCGTATTTGGTTTTTTGAACTTTCGGCTTGATGTCTTTGTGCCGACGAGCGGCCGCCGTTGTAACGCGGATCTTACCGCCTTCGAGTCTTTCGATCGACTCGACCCTGGAATTTAACCGGATCTCAACACCTCGCTTCAGGAGAGTATCACTGAATTTTTCCAGGACGCGGCCATAGCCGCCGCGAACGTAGCCGAACATTTCGCGCTTCATTCCCGAGCGCCTAGCCGAGTACATTCGCTGGATCGTGGCCCAGATGAATGATGCGGCGGTTTCTTTATAGGCTTCGCCAAGTTTCGCTTTCAGAAGCGGTTTCCACATCTTCTCAAAGGTTTTCTGCCCCGACATTTTGGTCAGCCATTTTTCGACCGTGATCTTTTCGAGCTTTTTCCAGTCTTTTATTTTTGATGCGAAAAAGATCGTCGCTCCGAGACGGAGTTTGCTGATCATGTCCAAGGCCGGAAAGGTCAGGAATTCTTTCGTATCCGACATCGAAAGCAATTCGCCGTCGGTATAAAAACCGGTTTTGGTCTCGACCCATTTGAATTCGTCGCCGAGGCCGATCTCTTCGATGATGTTGCGGGTGTAACGATCCGACGCGAGGACGACGTGATAATGGCGGTCCCAGATAATGTCGTTGATCTCCCAAACGGAGGCGAGGCCGCCGATCTCTGCGGCTGATTCGAAAAGCGTGACCTTGTTTCCCGCATCAGCGAGGCGCTTCGCGAGCGTCAAACCTAGAAACCCGGACCCCACAATGGCTATATTTTCTTTCATAGGAATAGTGCGGCGACCATGAGAGCAGTTATGCCTTCTCAGGCTCGATGTCCAAAATTCAGGAGGATCTTTCCTGAATTATTTGGTCACATCTTTTGAGACTGCGGTCAGCCTTGCTGGTGTTAAAGAAGTTTGAATTGGGGTGGATTTCCCGAAGAAACGCAACTTTGCAAGCCGGGACATCAGTTTGACGGTACCGCCGATGGTTTTCAGCGTTTTCATCTTGGACGCGCCAAAGAGTCTGACGGCCAAAACGGTGGGATATTCGACGATCGTACCGCCCTTGAGGTCGAGCAGTCCGAGCATTTCGGGAACTCCGTGGAAGCCGGTTTCCTGAGGCTCAATATCAAGCATCGCACTGCGGCGAAGCACGCGGAAGCATGCAGTGTACGATGCGATCTTTGTTCTAAGGATGCGGCGATACAGAACTGATGCGCCTTTTGAGAGCAGCAAACGCCAACCGGGAACATTTTGAACCGCGCCATCCTTATGATACGGCGAAGCCTGGACCAGATCGACCCCTTCGGTCAGCATCGGGATCATGTTGACGAGTTCGTGCGGGTCAAATGTGCAGTCGCAATCGATCGAACAGACGATCTCGGTTCTCGCCGCTCGAATGCCGGTCATTATGCCGCCCGCGACACCTTTGTTGACCTCATGTTTTACTACCTGAACATCGTCGCGTCCGGCAAATAGCGTGTTGATCACCTCGATGGTGTTGTCAGTGCTTCTGTCGTCAACAAACAAGAGCTGCGATGCGTAGCCGATGCCGTTCAGTTCGGTCTCGACCGAGGCAAGCGTTTTTGCTAGGTACGGCAGTGATTCCTGTTCGTTGTAGCAAGGGATGATGATCGTCACCGGGGTCATCGCGGCCTTGTTGACCGGTTTGACGTTAATTGCTTCTGCCGCCGCCGATGCGGAGACCGTGCTCTCAACCAACTGCGGCTTGAGGCCCAAGTGATCAGGGATACCCGTGCATTTATATAGAGCGAGGTTTTCGTGCAGGATCCATTCCATCTTATCGAGTTTTCGATAATGTCGAATGCGGTTCATGCTTGACGCGGCTGAAATGCGGGGCTGTTCCGGGTCGAGTTCCCAGACATGAAAGTAGAAGACAAACGGATCGTTATCGTGCTGTTTGTGCCACCGCTTGATCGCGCGACGCATGAGCGTGTAGGGCAATTGGCGGAAATAATTACCGCCCGAGATCGGCAGCAATCCGACACCAAGATCGGTCGTTGTGTATGGAAATTCCCAGATCTTCTGCTCACCAACTTCGATCTCGTGTGCAACTCGTTTTTCGACCGGATTGTTTGAAGTTGGCAAAAAGGACGCATCGTAAGCAAATCCCTCTTCGGAGAGAGTCTTCAGGATCCATTCGCTTTGATCAAATTCGAGCTTTTCAGCAGCACGATATCCAACCACCTTTTGACCGCAGGCGTTTTCGATGGCTTCGTTCGAACGCCGAAGATCTTCGCGAAATTCGTCCGGCGTCAGATTTTTTGCACTGCGGTGATAAAATCCGCGGCTCCCAACCTCGTGCCCGCGTGATACGATCTCGCGCACCAGATCGGGATTGAGATCGGCGATCCAGCCAAGGACAAAAAATGTTGCCTTTGTATCGTAACGATCAAGCAGGTCGAGTGTTTTAAGAGTATTTTGCTCGTAGCGCGGTTCGAAATTCTCCCAGTTTCGCTGCTGGATGAGCGTCTCGAACGCACCTACGTGAAAATAATCCTCGACCAGGATCGTTAACAAGTTCTTTTTGTTAGGATCTGAACTCATAGAGAGAGAGCTAGAAAAGATTCGCCTGTTGGGCTTTCGAACTGATCGCCTTTGACGCCAGTTTTTCCTCGATGATCTTGACGATCCGCGACGCAGCTTTGCCGTCACCGAATGGATTTGCAACCTCTTTTACCGATTTGGTCCACGTCTCAACGGCGTAGTTTTCTTCGAGAAGCTGCTTCAATGCTCCGGGACTGCTGCCGACCAGTTTTGCGACTCCGGACCGTATCGCCTCGGGGCGTTCGGTGTTTTCACGGATCACAAGAAGTGGTTTGCCCAAACTCGGAGCTTCCTCCTGAACGCCGCCTGAATCTGAAACGATCAGCCAGGTCGACTTCATAATAGCTAAAAAGTCCGAATAGTCGAGGGGTTCCAAAAGGTGGATGCGGTCGTGGCCGCCGAGAAACTCTTTGGCGACCGATTTCACATTTGGATTGGGGTGAACGGGGAAGAACAGGCAAACGTCGGGTCGTTTGGCGACGAAGTTAGCGAGTACCTTTAGGTTGGCAGACATTGCCGAGCCAAAACTCTCACGGCGATGAGTAGTGAGCAGGATCCTTTTCTGGCCTTCGGTCTTTTTTATGAGCTCAGCGATCGCAGGGTCAGGCGTAAGATTTTTGAGCATGTACTTGAGCGAATCGACCACCGGGTTTCCGGTTACAAAAACTTTTTCGCTCGGTACATTCTCAGCCAGCAAATTACGGCGATTCTTCTCAGTCGCAGCAAAATGGAATGATGCGATCTGCGAAACCACGCGGCGGTTCATTTCCTCGGGAAACGGGCTCATCAGATTGCCCGATCGCAATCCTGCCTCAACGTGTCCGACCGGGATCTTGCGGTTAAATCCCGCAAGAGCACCGGCCAAGGCAGTTGTGGTATCTCCCTGAACGAGGATAAGATCGGGTTCTTCCAGATCGAGTATTTTATCTAGCTTGGCCATCACGCGGGAACACACTTCGTTGAGGGATTGGTTACGCCGCATGATGCCGAGATCAAAATCTACGTCTACCTTTAACGTTTCGAGAAACGGCTTAAGGATCTGTTTATGCTGGCTTGATGAGACCACGATCGTCTGGAAAAACCGCTTGCGCAGTTCATGCACGACCGGAGCGAGTTTGATCGCCTCGGGCCGCGTTCCAAATAGCACGAGTACCTTCATGCGCCAATCAACCACACCGCGCAGTTTTTTATCTGGGCCTGGAGCCACGTTGTCGAACATAGACATTTTTTAGCCGTAAAAACACAGGGGAACTCCCGTGCTAATATATACTTAAACATTGTTAGGTTCCTTTTTGCAATGATTTTTTTATGAGGCTCTCTGCGTTACCGCTGCTCTTTGTACTGTTTTTTCTTCGAGTTAGCGGGCAGGAACCGACGCCAACACCACCTCCAATACGTGAGGAAGTCACAGTTATAGCCAACCGGATCGAGACCAGGATAGGCGACACACCTGCAAGTGTTTTCACCCTTTCGCGGGTCGAGATCGAGACGGCTGCGGCGCCGACGATCGACGATACTCTCAGGCAATCCGTCGGATTCTCGATATTTCGCCGCACGAGCAGTCGTAATGCAAACCCGACATCTCAGGGCGTCAGTCTTCGCGGTGTCGGAGCCAGCGGTGCCAGCCGTTCCGGAGTTTTCTTCGACGGTGTGCCGCTCAATGACCCATTCGGCGGCTGGGTTCAGTGGAATCGAGTCTCCTCAGTCGCCGTAGAAAATGTCGAAATTTTACGCGGCGGAGCATCCAGCCTCTACGGCGATTCTAGCCTTAGCGGTGCGATTAACGTGCTGCCCCGATCGGCCCAGGACAAATTCACCGTTGCTGCCGATGCGTTTGGCGGTACCCAGAATACGATCTCCGGTTCGACTTTCATTGGCTCGAGGCTCAATGATTGGCTCCTCGATCTGAGTGCTGCAAGCTATCAAACAAAAGGCTATAAGATCGTCGATGAAGCCGTCCGCGGCCCCGTCGATGGTTTTGCCGGCGTGCGGAGCTCAAGTCTTTCGACGCGGATCCTCCGTTCCTTCTCAGGTAAAGCGACGATCTTCTTTCGCCCATCATACTTCGGCGAGGTTCGCACAAACGGCACCGGTCTGCAGACGAATCGTACACATATTCGCCAAATGATCGCAGGCGGAGATGTTCGGGCGGATCGTTCCTTATTTAATTTCCGGTGGCGAGCGTTTGGCGGAACACAGGTTTACGATCAAACGTTCTCGACCGTGAATTCAGCTCGAACCGCCGAAGCTCTCAACCGCGTACAGCGGGTGCCCGCCCAAACAGTTGGGTTCTCAGCCCAGGCATCGGCGGTCTATCGCAATCATACGTTGCTCGCTGGTTTCGAGCTCCGGAATGTTCGCGGAGCAAGCGATGAGATCGTTATCGCGAACAATACGCCTACTTCAAATATCGGTTCCGGCGGGCGGCAATTGACGGCTGGGCTCTTCGTTCAGCATTTCGTCAGGATCGGCAGCAAAGCCGTGATCGCGGGCAGTTTGCGGTATGACCGTTGGGAGAATTACCGGGCGTTCACCTCGACCCGTGCGATCGCGACAAACGCGATTGTGATAAACGCTTTTATCGATCGCACCGAAGATGCATCTAGTCCGCAGATCTCATTTCTTCTGCATCTCTCCGGCCAGTTCTCGTTCTACGCCAACGCCTCCCGCAGCTTTCGCTCGCCCACATTGAATGAACTATACCGTGGGTTCCGCGTCGGAAACGTCCTGACGACCGCCAACGAGAACCTCAGGGCTGAACGTGCCGATAATTTCGAAGGCGGGATCAAATTCAACAAGCGCCAGTTTGCCATTCGTGCCAATACTTTCTGGACACGCATCGGCCAACCGGTCGCCAACGTCACGCTCGCGACAACACCGACGCTGATCACCCGGCAACGTCAGAATGCGGGCGAAACCCGGTCTGCCGGAGTTGAGATCGAAGCGGAATTTCGATTCAAACAGATGGACCTTTCGGCAGGTTATCTGTTTGCAGATTCGATAGTTACGAGCTTTCCGTCCAATCCCGTCCTTTTCGGGCTCGCGACCCCGCAGGTTGCTAAAAATCAGTTCACGTTTCAAGCTCGATATACGAAGTCGAAGTGGAATTTTGCCGTTCAGGGCCGGGCGTCGGGCGAGCAATTTGATGATGACCTGAACACCTTTCGACTCGAGCCTTTTGCTCAGATCGATCTGTTCGTATCGCGAAAGTTGAGCGAAAACTTGCAGATCTATGCGGCGGTCGAGAATGTGCTCAACTCACGCTATTCGGTCGGTAAAACGCCAATACGGACAGTTGCCTCGCCGACAAATTTGCGGATCGGATTTCGATGGCGGTAATTGGCGAATCTGAATAGAAAAAGCCGTGGAACACGAGTTTCCACGGCTTTCTGATCGGTTTGAAATGGAAAACTACTCGGGCGGCCCGGAGCATCCCGCGCCCATGAGGGCTGGCTGCTTGGTGCTGATGATCGGATAATTCTCGGCTTCCTTGTTCTTTTCGAGCCAGTCGAGATATTCCTCGGGCACAGACATATCCGAGAAGATGGCTTCGACCGGGCATTCGGGCAAACAGGCATCGCAATCGATGCAAGAATCGGGGTTGATCAAGAGCCTGTCGGGCGTTTCGTGGAAAGCCTCGACCGGGCAAACGGCGGCACAGTCGGTATATTTACAGTCGACGCAGGGGGTTGTGACAATGTAGGTCATAATTAGTTCAAATATCCGCCACTAGGCGGTCAGAATCGTAAAAGCCAAAGTAAAACCGTAATATCCTAAGTCGAACTTGTCAAATCAGGTGAGACAAGTGGTAAAATGCCCTCAAATAGCGGTGAAAACCGTATCTCTTCTCTTAAGGAACTTACATGAAAAACATCAAAGCTGAGCGCGACCTGTCGTTGGACTTTTTGCGCGTTACTGAGGCCGCTGCTATCGAATCTGCTAAAACGATGGGCCAGGGCGACCGTAAATACTCTGACCACGTCGCCGTCGAGGCGATGCGTGAGGTAATGGACACCGTTCCGATGCGTGGCCGGATCGTCATCGGCGAGGGCGAGCGCGACGAGGCTCCTATGCTCTATATCGGCGAGGAAGTCGGCGGCGGAATGTTCTCCGACGAAGCCCGCTCCGAATTTCCCGAGGTCGATATTGCCGTCGATCCGCTGGAGGGAACTAACCTCTGCGCACTCGGAGCCAACAACGCCATCGCCGTTCTCGCGGCTGCCGAACGTGGCGGTTTGCTCAACGCACCGGATCTCTACATGGACAAGATCGTTGTTGGGCCTTCGTGCCGCGGGTCGGTCGATATCGACGCTCCCGTGACGGAAAACCTTAAGAATATCGCCCGCCGTTTGGGACGCGATGTCGAGGATCTGACCGTCATGTGCCTCGACCGTTCGCGTCACAAATCGCTTGTTGACGAGGTTCGTGCGGCCGGAGCCCGCATTCGCTTGATCTCCGACGGCGACCTTTCGGCCGGTATCTCGGCCGCGGTTGCCGGAACCAACATCCACGCCCTGATGGGTATCGGCGGAGCACCTGAAGGTGTGATCACCGCCGCCGCGATGAAATGCCTGAATGGCGAGATCCTCGCGAAACTCGTCTGGGATCCGGAACGTTTGGGCGTCGATAAATCGAAGGTTCCGCCACATGACGAGGTGATGAGACGTCTCAACGAAATGGGCATCAACGACCCGAACAAGGTTTACGACACCAACGACCTCGCCCCCGGCAAAAAGATCATCTTCGCGGCAACTGGCGTCACTGACGGAGCACTGCTTCGCGGCGTGAGATTTTTCGGTGCCGGCAAACGCACGCATTCGGTCGTTATGACCTCGGACTCGAAAAACATTCGTTTCGTCGACACCGTCCACGTCGAAGGCGGCCCGGATGCGGTGATACGGTTCTAATTTATCTCGCGGCTCTGCCGCTCTATTTGCGGAAAAGCTCTGCTTTTCCGTTCAGTATCAATCGATCCTTGCGGCTATGCCGCCGCTTTGTGAGACTATCGAAGAGCGGCGGCAGAGCCGCAAAGTTTTTTGACGCACCGGCGAGGCAAGCCTCGCCGCAAATAGAGCGGCAAAGCCGCGAAGCAGCCATGTCCGAACCTGTTGAGAATTACATTCCCCGATCCATCCAGGCTGCGATGCGTCGTCAGGCATGGCGGGCTTGGGCGGTCGGGCTCGGGGTGGTTTTTGTCTGGGCGTTTCTCATTATCCTCGCTCCGCTTGCCAAGGCATACGGTTTCGAATCGATCGCCGCGTCGCTGAACGGTTTTTACCACTACATCTGCCACCGCATTCCCGAAAGGTCGTTTCACATTGCGGGCGAACAGTTCGGCGTGTGTTCCCGTTGTTCAGGGGTTTATTTCGGGCTTTTCGCGGGTTTCGCGATCTATCCGCTTTGGCGTCGTATCGACGAGATCGAGCCGCTCGCACGGTTTTGGCTTTTTCTCTCAATGATCCCGATCGCCATCGACTGGTCGCTGACCATTTTCGGCATCTGGGAAAATACTCAGATCTCCCGCGTGATCACGGGGCTTATTCTCGGCATTGCTTGTGCCACGTATATCGTTCCGGCGATCGTTGAGATCACGCGTAACATGACCAACAAGCGTCGAGCGTAAGGCCGGGAACGCACGCGCCCCGCGTGCAACGCCGCCGCTTCGGCGGTGTGAGGGAGTTGACCACGCATTCAATGCGATGTCCGGCGCCGTCACGCCGGAGGAACCGGCGTTGGCAAGCAAGATGCTTGCCTTTCCAGTCAGAACTTTTGTTGACTATCGGACGTAAAGAAGAGCAAGATAATAGAGACGCAAAAATATGGGTTTTACGAAGGAAAATGCGGCGGATCGTGCAAGGGTTGACCTGGCGAAACGTTTAAACATCGAGGCGGATGATATCGAGGTTAAAAGCATTTCCGACAAAGAGTTTTCTGATATGTCGCTCGGAACCGCGGCGGCGGGCGAATTTGCGGCACAGATGATCGCTTACGGGTGGATCATCAAGCTGGCCGCAAAGGGCAAAACGTACGAATACCGGGCGGATAAATACCAGATCCGCCTGCACAACTTTAACGGCGAAAACTACGTCGTAGTATAAATTGGAACGCGGGCAGCTTGCCCGCATTAACATCGGGAGCAGTACCATGAATCGCAATAATATCTGGATACACGTTGGAATAGCCGTAGTTCTGATCACGCTCGCCGCGATACTCGGGCAGATAGATCGTTGGAGAGCGGTGCTAAAGCAAACGCCTTCGACAGTTGCTCAAAAGCAGACGAGTTCGACCACGACGAGCGGCATCTCGGCCGCGAAGGCGAATAGAGGTATTCCGGAAGTTCTCGTGCGGTTCAAACCAGGAATTTCACGGGATAAGATTCGTTCCTTGACGGCGGCGAACGAAGATGTTGTTTTCGACAAGATAGAGTCGGTCAAAGGATTGGCCGTAATTGATGACCTGAATGATGCCGACCCATCGGCAGTTGCTCTACAGTATTCAGCTATGAAAGACGTGGTTGAGTATGCTGAGGTAAACTCGTTAATCAAACTCGACGATCCCTCGGAAGATGCCTCGGCCAGATATTCGTTCGACCGTCCGCTCGCCGCTGACGCTCCAAATGATCCGCTTTTCGGCGATCAGTGGGCATTGAGCAACACTGGACAAGATGGCGGAACCGAAAGAAAGGATTTGGACGCTCTCAACGCCTGGGCTGTCACAAAAGGCAGTGAAGAGGTGGTCGTTGCTGTGCTTGATACCGGCGTCGATTACAAACACGCAGATTTGATGGGCAATATGTGGGTTCGTCCTGCAAATCTTGCTCAGTATCATGACGACGAACTTGGCGATGTAGATGATTTGCACGGATTTGATCCGCCGGTTCAAGGTGGATATGATCCTGATCGTTTTCAGCTCAGACCGAGTATTCGCGACACAGATCCGATGGACGACAACGGCCACGGAACGCATTGTGCCGGGATCATCGGCGCTGAGGGCGACAACGGCATCGGCGTTTCGGGTATAAATCAGAAGGTTCAGATCATGCCGCTGAAGTTTTTGGGCCGTAATGGTTCGGGTTCGACCGACGATGCGATCGCGGCGATCAACTATGCGATCGAACGCAAGAAAGACGGCGTGAACCTTCGTATTATCTCGGCAAGCTGGGGCTCGACGGCACGTTCGC
Protein-coding sequences here:
- a CDS encoding glycosyltransferase family 39 protein; amino-acid sequence: MSPSPSKNVPLNIAVLIAIHLAIAIPLAYLLGIWNDEASTLYATRDGFWLAFQTAATEQKQAPLYFWIISLWRQLNESIFFARLFSIVCSVAAIWLFSRLSVRILPAKRALLATAFFALHPALIWASLEIRVYSLVILLSVALILSFLDAFWENSEPRWPSKAQFLVLAIISLYTNYYLGFLLVGFLVPLVLMRRWRSAFSYIALMAVAGLAFLPMLLAVRSEFQDRSSSYRDPRSLIVGLKLLWEYVLSFLLPTELFPAGEASTVSMIRLWLIRLLLLITAGFTLARWRRLSSQTVGLAAIAGTTLVFLLVAYFLLGRWLVEFRHATVLFAPLIIFGASLLNDIFPERINERSISDRLGVPAFAIIVIVSFCYAVVNLYPNLTKKGDWIRVGKYLEQTERPNQPIIIFNTYDAIALPYHYKGVNRIYPDERFFEFSFGTTSPDRTKKRTDYTISKIPPDAAEIWLIVSDECKWPGVCEPFEEFMRNNYDRVEEMEFYDQKVTLLRKKDVATNVR
- a CDS encoding polysaccharide deacetylase family protein, which produces MKPIASISLDLDNQWSYMKTHGDAGWQKFPSYLDLAVPRILSFLKERDLTITFFIVGQDAALEKNHAAIRSIADAGHEIANHSFNHEPWLHLYSREELVEEFEKTENALENVTGVRPVGFRGPGFSLSPTVLDVLGERGYEYDGSTLPTYIAPLARAFFFLKSPAMSPEEKEKLKKLFGKFSDGFRPLTPHLVEAGSRKIVEIPVTTFPIVKVPVHVSYLMYLKSFSSLLANAYWKAAMLACRMTGTQPSLLLHPLDFLSGDEIEELKFFPGMAVPSAKKVEFLDHITGLLCKHYEVVTMRQHAETASLALRRTSQDLALERA
- a CDS encoding NAD(P)/FAD-dependent oxidoreductase, yielding MKENIAIVGSGFLGLTLAKRLADAGNKVTLFESAAEIGGLASVWEINDIIWDRHYHVVLASDRYTRNIIEEIGLGDEFKWVETKTGFYTDGELLSMSDTKEFLTFPALDMISKLRLGATIFFASKIKDWKKLEKITVEKWLTKMSGQKTFEKMWKPLLKAKLGEAYKETAASFIWATIQRMYSARRSGMKREMFGYVRGGYGRVLEKFSDTLLKRGVEIRLNSRVESIERLEGGKIRVTTAAARRHKDIKPKVQKTKYAAFQAAATVAPGFSGAFISEPQMPSSVVEFPSASTIFDKVIVTAPSNVAEKMLPQLDNVERNQLKSIKYQGIVCASLMMRCSLSNYYVTNITDDTPFTGIIEMSAIVDKREFDGNALVYLPRYITPDDPLFDKTDEEIEHYFLTGLERMYPHFRRKDVVAFKVSKVRQVFPVPVVRYHEGLADMKSSVDGVYIVNSSHIVNGTLNINETVQLAEKFFESEFKN
- a CDS encoding DUF3473 domain-containing protein — translated: MSSDPNKKNLLTILVEDYFHVGAFETLIQQRNWENFEPRYEQNTLKTLDLLDRYDTKATFFVLGWIADLNPDLVREIVSRGHEVGSRGFYHRSAKNLTPDEFREDLRRSNEAIENACGQKVVGYRAAEKLEFDQSEWILKTLSEEGFAYDASFLPTSNNPVEKRVAHEIEVGEQKIWEFPYTTTDLGVGLLPISGGNYFRQLPYTLMRRAIKRWHKQHDNDPFVFYFHVWELDPEQPRISAASSMNRIRHYRKLDKMEWILHENLALYKCTGIPDHLGLKPQLVESTVSASAAAEAINVKPVNKAAMTPVTIIIPCYNEQESLPYLAKTLASVETELNGIGYASQLLFVDDRSTDNTIEVINTLFAGRDDVQVVKHEVNKGVAGGIMTGIRAARTEIVCSIDCDCTFDPHELVNMIPMLTEGVDLVQASPYHKDGAVQNVPGWRLLLSKGASVLYRRILRTKIASYTACFRVLRRSAMLDIEPQETGFHGVPEMLGLLDLKGGTIVEYPTVLAVRLFGASKMKTLKTIGGTVKLMSRLAKLRFFGKSTPIQTSLTPARLTAVSKDVTK
- the wecB gene encoding UDP-N-acetylglucosamine 2-epimerase (non-hydrolyzing), which codes for MKVLVLFGTRPEAIKLAPVVHELRKRFFQTIVVSSSQHKQILKPFLETLKVDVDFDLGIMRRNQSLNEVCSRVMAKLDKILDLEEPDLILVQGDTTTALAGALAGFNRKIPVGHVEAGLRSGNLMSPFPEEMNRRVVSQIASFHFAATEKNRRNLLAENVPSEKVFVTGNPVVDSLKYMLKNLTPDPAIAELIKKTEGQKRILLTTHRRESFGSAMSANLKVLANFVAKRPDVCLFFPVHPNPNVKSVAKEFLGGHDRIHLLEPLDYSDFLAIMKSTWLIVSDSGGVQEEAPSLGKPLLVIRENTERPEAIRSGVAKLVGSSPGALKQLLEENYAVETWTKSVKEVANPFGDGKAASRIVKIIEEKLASKAISSKAQQANLF
- a CDS encoding TonB-dependent receptor, producing MRLSALPLLFVLFFLRVSGQEPTPTPPPIREEVTVIANRIETRIGDTPASVFTLSRVEIETAAAPTIDDTLRQSVGFSIFRRTSSRNANPTSQGVSLRGVGASGASRSGVFFDGVPLNDPFGGWVQWNRVSSVAVENVEILRGGASSLYGDSSLSGAINVLPRSAQDKFTVAADAFGGTQNTISGSTFIGSRLNDWLLDLSAASYQTKGYKIVDEAVRGPVDGFAGVRSSSLSTRILRSFSGKATIFFRPSYFGEVRTNGTGLQTNRTHIRQMIAGGDVRADRSLFNFRWRAFGGTQVYDQTFSTVNSARTAEALNRVQRVPAQTVGFSAQASAVYRNHTLLAGFELRNVRGASDEIVIANNTPTSNIGSGGRQLTAGLFVQHFVRIGSKAVIAGSLRYDRWENYRAFTSTRAIATNAIVINAFIDRTEDASSPQISFLLHLSGQFSFYANASRSFRSPTLNELYRGFRVGNVLTTANENLRAERADNFEGGIKFNKRQFAIRANTFWTRIGQPVANVTLATTPTLITRQRQNAGETRSAGVEIEAEFRFKQMDLSAGYLFADSIVTSFPSNPVLFGLATPQVAKNQFTFQARYTKSKWNFAVQGRASGEQFDDDLNTFRLEPFAQIDLFVSRKLSENLQIYAAVENVLNSRYSVGKTPIRTVASPTNLRIGFRWR
- a CDS encoding ferredoxin family protein; translation: MTYIVTTPCVDCKYTDCAAVCPVEAFHETPDRLLINPDSCIDCDACLPECPVEAIFSDMSVPEEYLDWLEKNKEAENYPIISTKQPALMGAGCSGPPE